In the Oryzias latipes chromosome 9, ASM223467v1 genome, one interval contains:
- the mn1 gene encoding transcriptional activator MN1 — MFGLEQFGSQINSRNPGQSERNINRQRMNMGSHYKSPGFHAGGPPGAVEPGMGPMSEPQMLGLNMNMNGEPYGGFHPRGHPDMHAGGGLQQQQQGPMHGFFNNQQPHQGHPHGHPPHPHQHHPHFSGSFGGPEPGSSCLHGGRLMGYNNNGMGPQQGFGEGFDPHAEGPAGDGFPQQQTQQQRPANLPDFQHHGPPSGNPAVPAPCLPLDQSPNRAASFHGLPSSSSTSSESHGLEHRRIPNQGAVEGLEYNFPSEPTSGHFDVPVFSPSESESQLPHFGPGRPVPSGSFPGNPGMPRTPGMQGISKGHQPPPQPQQPQHGVFFERFGNGRKVPVGMEPGVNTRHPLMQQQQHAGLIARQNSCPPGLPRPPQTEPGPTNPNILDGGVMMPGQHNQFEYPIHRLENRGLHPYGDPMFNMQQPAPPPSQQPPNQRLQHFDSPYINMAKRPRFDFPNTHNGEGWCNSMENHLSPSAYPGLPGEFTPPVNEGFAPGPLQHPGPEPQSLQQRQNAAMMIKQMASRNQQQRMRQPSLQQLGHHGDVPPGPLGHGAPVGSMPQPNFERENGGRMPNIDGQNPHVTQENSWFQGSHPPGEMMSRRLGGAGNESGPHDIGLQQNGAGIMFRPGIGMQEPMRIAGDGHVQNLHSPGMHTQFSGNMGNLSQMQSPGAGHPNAPAERRPADFPATPMGAQPTFSYGGANRQGPAHSAPQGVNTSPGSYPPQSEFPSGQRSSVSKLGALSLGNFTKTSTKDSVFGQSCLAALSTACQNMIASLGAPNLNVTFNKKNQNEGKRKLSQTEQDINSNTSNGTGSAGPEYFQSSTSQNSQMPGTGNSNSKPASQSQTVQGEASALSPNYNMDATPCSEGKTTTGNGRGRGRRKRDSGHVSPGIFFSSDNGNPVVSPGQQTPSAGLGERGGGTPHEKHLQSPSWGKGGDLILGDQADLMSSLDSGIQSVAAKSDSSSPRVDFPDDVSTHYGNEDEVSSSSDAGGASTSKPNRSPAIGGSPKMQRSDHGQINGQKPHGMAINNHTTSPPESYGLNSGVSTGGSGVSHPGTPGVEQVRTPSSTSGQEEIHPLEILQAQIQLQRQQFSISEDQPLAMKNGKKSGDCPSQNGDNELASCSPDAGKGSMGTIDLDTLMAEQHATWYVPSDKAMMDGSEDDKAMASWEKNKSQNNCKEDSELCQSKAGAATSGAGGGGGGGGNHLQCLSVHCTDELGDSKGRGAPVSSWRSLHSDISNRFGTFVAALT; from the exons ATGTTTGGGCTGGAGCAGTTTGGTTCTCAAATTAATAGCAGAAACCCTGGCCAGTCAGAGAGAAACATAAACCGACAAAGGATGAACATGGGCTCCCATTATAAAAGCCCAGGCTTTCATGCTGGAGGCCCTCCCGGAGCCGTGGAGCCAGGCATGGGCCCTATGAGTGAACCGCAAATGTTGGGGCTCAATATGAACATGAACGGAGAGCCCTATGGGGGGTTTCACCCCCGGGGACACCCAGATATGCATGCAGGCGGCgggcttcagcagcagcagcaaggacCGATGCATGGATTTTTTAACAACCAGCAACCTCATCAAGGACATCCACACGGCCATCCACCTCACCCCCACCAACATCACCCTCACTTCAGTGGGAGTTTTGGAGGCCCTGAGCCAGGGTCATCCTGCCTGCATGGTGGCAGGCTAATGGGCTACAACAACAATGGCATGGGACCACAGCAGGGCTTTGGAGAAGGATTTGATCCTCACGCTGAAGGGCCAGCAGGGGATGGCTTTCCCCAGCAGCAGACGCAGCAGCAGAGGCCTGCTAACCTACCTGACTTTCAACATCATGGGCCTCCCAGTGGCAACCCTGCTGTCCCCGCACCCTGCCTCCCCCTGGACCAGTCACCTAACAGAGCTGCATCCTTCCATGGTCTTCCTTCATCCTCATCCACCTCATCCGAGTCACATGGTTTGGAGCATCGGCGCATCCCAAACCAGGGAGCCGTGGAGGGATTAGAGTACAACTTCCCAAGTGAGCCTACATCTGGACATTTTGATGTACCCGTGTTTTCTCCATCAGAGTCAGAATCTCAGTTACCACATTTTGGGCCGGGTAGGCCTGTGCCCAGTGGAAGTTTTCCAGGAAATCCAGGCATGCCACGGACACCAGGCATGCAGGGCATATCTAAGGGACACCAGCCTCCACCACAGCCCCAGCAGCCTCAGCACGGAGTGTTCTTTGAACGCTTCGGAAATGGCCGGAAAGTGCCTGTGGGAATGGAGCCGGGGGTCAATACAAGACATCCCCTcatgcagcaacaacaacatgCTGGCTTGATAGCCAGACAGAACTCGTGCCCCCCTGGCCTCCCCCGACCCCCCCAGACTGAACCCGGCCCCACTAACCCTAACATTCTAGATGGAGGGGTCATGATGCCTGGCCAACATAACCAATTTGAATATCCCATTCACAGACTGGAAAATAGAGGTTTGCACCCCTATGGGGACCCAATGTTTAATATGCAACagcctgcacctcctccttccCAACAGCCCCCAAATCAGAGGCTGCAACACTTTGACTCTCCTTATATTAACATGGCAAAGCGGCCTCGATTTGATTTCCCAAACACGCATAATGGTGAAGGCTGGTGCAACTCCATGGAAAACCACCTCTCTCCATCTGCATATCCAGGCCTTCCTGGAGAGTTCACCCCACCTGTGAATGAAGGTTTTGCTCCGGGTCCCCTGCAGCACCCGGGACCTGAGCCACAGTCTCTGCAGCAGCGTCAGAATGCGGCCATGATGATAAAACAGATGGCTTCACGCAACCAACAGCAGAGGATGAGGCAGCCTAGTCTGCAGCAGTTGGGTCATCATGGCGATGTACCTCCCGGCCCGTTGGGTCATGGTGCCCCGGTCGGGAGCATGCCCCAGCCCAACTTCGAGAGGGAGAATGGTGGCAGGATGCCCAACATTGATGGACAAAATCCTCATGTAACTCAGGAGAACTCATGGTTTCAAGGGTCCCACCCACCAGGAGAAATGATGTCACGGCGTCTGGGTGGAGCAGGTAATGAGTCAGGGCCTCATGACATAGGGCTACAGCAGAATGGGGCTGGGATAATGTTTAGGCCAGGCATTGGGATGCAGGAACCCATGAGAATAGCAGGAGATGGACATGTGCAGAACCTTCATTCCCCTGGCATGCACACCCAGTTCAGTGGGAACATGGGCAACCTGTCCCAGATGCAGTCTCCAGGAGCAGGACATCCAAATGCACCAGCAGAGAGGCGACCAGCTGACTTTCCTGCAACTCCAATGGGAGCACAGCCAACATTCTCCTATGGGGGGGCTAACCGACAGGGGCCAGCACATAGTGCTCCTCAGGGGGTGAACACCTCACCAGGGAGCTACCCCCCTCAGTCTGAGTTCCCCTCAGGCCAGCGGTCATCTGTTAGTAAGCTTGGAGCTCTGTCCCTTGGGAACTTCACCAAAACCAGCACTAAGGACAGTGTTTTTGGTCAGAGCTGCCTAGCAGCCCTGTCCACAGCCTGCCAGAACATGATCGCCAGTTTAGGGGCTCCCAATCTCAATGTAACATTCAACAAGAAGAACCAGAACGAGGGCAAGAGAAAACTAAGTCAAACAGAACAGGACATTAATAGCAACACATCTAATGGGACTGGCAGTGCTGGtcctgaatattttcaaagcagcacttccCAGAACAGCCAGATGCCTGGCACCGGGAATAGCAACTCTAAGCCTGCAAGTCAAAGTCAGACGGTGCAGGGGGAAGCCAGTGCCCTCTCCCCAAACTACAACATGGACGCTACCCCGTGCAGTGAGGGTAAGACAACAACAGGGAATGGGAGAGGGAGAGGGAGGAGAAAAAGAGACAGTGGACATGTCAGccctggaatttttttttcctctgataaTGGAAACCCTGTTGTGAGTCCAGGCCAGCAGACCCCCTCAGCTGGCCTTGGGGAGAGGGGTGGGGGTACACCCCATGAGAAACACCTCCAGTCCCCGTCTTGGGGCAAAGGAGGCGACTTAATTTTGGGGGACCAGGCTGATCTCATGTCGTCTTTAGACAGTGGCATTCAAAGTGTTGCTGCCAAGTCTGACAGTAGTTCACCTAGAGTGGACTTTCCTGACGATGTCAGCACCCACTACGGCAACGAGGACGAGGTGTCATCCAGCTCGGATGCAGGAGGGGCCTCCACCAGCAAGCCCAATCGCAGCCCCGCGATCGGCGGCTCACCTAAAATGCAGAGGAGCGATCACGGACAGATAAATGGACAAAAACCCCACGGCATGGCCATCAATAATCATACTACCTCGCCACCAGAAAGCTATGGACTGAATTCTGGTGTGAGCACAGGTGGCAGTGGGGTGAGCCATCCAGGCACACCTGGAGTGGAGCAGGTACGCACACCATCCAGCACCTCTGGCCAGGAAGAAATTCATCCTCTGGAGATTCTGCAGGCCCAAATCCAGCTGCAGCGGCAGCAGTTCAGCATCTCAGAAGACCAGCCCCTGGCCATGAAGAATGGCAAAAAGAGTGGCGACTGTCCCTCGCAGAACGGAGACAACGAGCTGGCAAGCTGCAGCCCGGATGCTGGGAAGGGCTCAATGGGCACTATTGACCTTGACACTCTCATGGCAGAGCAGCACGCCACCTGGTACGTGCCCAGCGACAAGGCCATGATGGACGGGTCAGAAGACGACAAGGCCATGGCAtcctgggaaaaaaataaaagccaaaacaaCTGTAAAGAAG ATTCTGAGCTCTGTCAGAGTAAAGCTGGAGCTGCAACCTCGGGagctggaggtggaggaggaggtggaggaaacCACCTGCAGTGCCTGTCCGTCCACTGCACCGACGAGTTGGGGGACAGTAAAGGGCGAGGGGCACCTGTCTCCTCCTGGCGCTCGCTCCACTCTGATATTTCAAACCGATTCGGGACGTTTGTGGCAGCGCTGACTTGA